One window from the genome of Oncorhynchus kisutch isolate 150728-3 linkage group LG21, Okis_V2, whole genome shotgun sequence encodes:
- the LOC116356174 gene encoding uncharacterized protein LOC116356174: MVLIDGLDGLDSVRVVYRNIFNNTEIRQFFNFLWVNQNLDYAVFYMMIMDTLHDLLETARDYGEPRDVLQLEICRDSLHNTVSLILPNGEADLEQFTALLDRLVQSNLAITADRTLELVVQIIRQLQGGGGQRRKLDSLMQSEIISNKRAYLINVHNPDNKLCFAIGLAHLLNPGCTDLTALQKAREIQTAVGLGIQDGVAFSDIVKFENFLNIKIVVLYHSRANAALLKFQNTPQPHPQILYFYVQNEHYYAVTNITAFLGAPYVCPSCHTGYTRKGGHSCRYNCSVCQDAECPMQPLNLTPCVDCHRTCRSTYCYDKHKIETWHPKACKSVSICAINKKCPKCHCNYNLKIDSPKLHVCGIIHCPICKGPLKSRDAEVVQEVPHQCYIQPLAEDEHSEKYVFYDFETNQQSGDHLPIFVSTTTFKGEKWSAEGSNCALLFLKHFRKPQYRNVTFIAHNARAYDSYLLLNPLIQQGVAPRVIAQGSKILCFVDPAFNQRYIDSLSFLPMRLAQMPEALGFENSVKGWFPHFFTSDENLHYVGSYPSPEMYGCDQMSPKERERFMTWYETVRHGTFDFHKEMESYCDNDVVILREGCLRFREEVIKDAGIDPWSCTTIASACMKTYSTHYLPTASIAIPSPDNYRRQFKSYSSGSIQWLEYMAQDKDIFIQHALNRGEKAFGSYHVDGYTQIDGVETVYEYNGCFFHAFKSCFVPQTMYVLTQNTFGEMYQEFQDKRDSLQATYGLKVVVLWEHEWTALKKSDPHVQAFLSSYDTPEPLEPRQALYGGRTNALTLRYVAQPDETIGYVDFTSLYPHVMSSSCYPIGHLEIIHRDFDLPQNYFGLIKATVYPPRGLFIPVLPYRGPQGKLFFPLCRTCSENKQQNPCDHSDQERALSTSDHFEVWNFSKKSDTLFKEYIYTFLRCKQMASGYPASVTDQESKDRYIQDYHDREGILLDPDRIEVNKTKLNVSKLYLNSLWGKLAQGCNMLTTSIIKDLEEFLEFVFSDQYEISHFSFLSQDIALVQWRRNKKWVQPPGNVNVFLAAFTTAYGRLELYKLMEQLQRRVLYHDTDSVVYVSKPGDWSPPLSNYLGGLTSELADGDHITEWSSCGPQSYAFRTQKNHVVLKAKGVTQNYENAQRVNLESFTRLVEGFLNDRNSDLEILSSNKKIVRDKKGFHLRNAPLTKRFRVVYDKRLLLPDGTTLPYGF, from the coding sequence ATGGTCTTGATAGATGGTCTTGATGGTCTTGATAGTGTCCGGGTTGTGTACCGGAATATATTCAACAATACAGAGATTCGACAGTTTTTCAATTTCCTATGGGTGAATCAGAATCTTGACTATGCGGTATTTTACATGATGATAATGGACACTCTACACGATCTGTTAGAGACGGCAAGAGATTATGGCGAACCACGTGatgtcttacagttggaaatttgtagAGATAGCCTGCATAACACAGTATCTCTTATTTTACCCAATGGCGAAGCAGATCTTGAACAATTTACCGCGCTGCTAGaccgccttgttcagtcaaatttagccATCACAGCCGATAGGACCCTCGAGCTTGTAGTGCAAATAATACGTCAACTCCAGGGTGGTGGTGGGCAGAGAAGGAAGCTTGATAGCCTAATGCAGtcagaaatcataagcaataaaagggcctacctcataaacgttcacaatcctgataataagctatgttttgcaatAGGCCTAGCGCATTTACTTAACCCTGGATGTACTGATCTGACGGCATTGCAAAAGGCTAGAGAGATCCAAAcggcggtgggtctcggtatacaggatggggTGGCTTTCTCGGACATAGtaaaatttgaaaactttctgaatatcaagattgtggttttgtaccacagtagagcTAATGCAGCTCTCTTGAAGTTCCAAAACACCCCCCAACCGCACCCTCAGAttctgtacttttatgtgcaaaacgaACATTACTACGCCGTTACCAACATCACGGCATTTTTAGGCGCACCATATGTGTGTCCATCCTGCCATACCGGCTACACCCGAAAGGGGGGACACTCGTGCCGTTATAACTGTTCCGTATGTCAGGATGCAGAGTGCCCAATGCAACCCTTAAACTTAACACCCTGTGTGGATtgccaccgcacatgtcgttcgaccTACTGTTACGATAAACACAAAATTGAAACATGGCACCctaaggcatgtaaatctgtaagcatttgtgccattaacaagaaatgcccaaaatgtcattgcaattacaaccttaaaatagatagccctaaactgCATGTGTGTGGAATCATACATTGTCCAATATGTAAAgggcctttgaaaagcagagatgCTGAAGTGGTTCAAGAAGTGCCACACCAGTGTtatattcagcccttggctgaagatgaacattcagagaaatatgtgttctatgattttgagacaaatcagcaatcgggggatcatttgcctatttttgtatcTACCACGACATTCAAGGGGGAAAAGTGGTCTGCAGAAGGATCCAATTGTGCactactctttctaaaacattttagaaagccACAGTACCGAAACGTCACGTTTATAGCCCACAATGCTAGAGCCTACGATTCTTACCTGCTTCTGAATCcattgatacagcaaggcgtggcacccagggTCATAGCTCAAGGTAGTAAAATCTTGTGTTTTGTAGACCCAGCCTTCaaccagagatacattgacagtttaagcttcttacccatgcgcttggctcaaatgccagaggccttgggttttgaaaactctgtgaaAGGCTGGTTCCCCCACTTCTTCACATCTGATGAGAATCTACATTATGTCGGATCATATCCCAGCCctgaaatgtacgggtgtgatcaaatgtctcccaaagagcgtgagagattcatgacgtggtacgagacagtaagacatggcacctttgatttccataaagagatggaatcatactgtgacaatgatgtggttatacttcgtgaaggatgcctcagattcagagaagaggtaatcaaagatgcaggcattgacccctggagttgtacaactattgcatcggcatgcatgaaaacctacagtacacactatcTGCCTACAGCCTCTATAGCTATCCCCTCGcctgacaactaccgacgccaattcaagtcaTACTCTAGTGGGTCCATTCAATGGTTAGAGTatatggcccaggataaagacatttttattcaacatgctttgaatcgagGGGAGAAGGCATTTGgctcttaccatgtagatggctacacccagattgacggggttgagaccgtgtatgagtacaacggttgtttcttccatgCTTTCAAATCTTGCTTTGTGCCCCAGACCATGTATGTCCTAACCCAAaatacttttggggaaatgtaccaagagtttcaagacaaaagGGATTCTTTACAGGCTACTTACGGTCTAAAAGTGGttgttttgtgggagcacgaatggaccgCCCTCAAAAAGTCTGATCCTCATGTTCAAGCCTTCCTTTCCAGCTATGACACCCCAGAACCCCTGGAACCCCGACAGGCCTTGTATGGCGGCcgtaccaatgctttgacattgcggtATGTAgcgcaacccgacgagacaataggctatgtagattttacatccctttatcctcatgtaatgagttcctcatgctatcctatagggcatctgGAAATTATTCATCGTGATTTTGACTTACCTCAAAACTATTTTGGTCTGATCAAAGCAAcagtctaccctcctaggggtttGTTTATACCAGTGTTGCCTTACAGGGGCCctcaaggaaaacttttctttcccctttgtcgcacctgcagtgaaaacaaacaacaaaacccATGTGATCACTCCGATCAAGAAAGGGCCCTGTCAACCTCTGACCACTTTGAAGTATGGAACTTTTCCAAGAAATCAGACactctttttaaagagtacatctaTACCTTCTTGAGATGTAAGcaaatggcttcaggctatcctgcatcggtcacagatcaagagagCAAAGACAGGTACATTCAAGACTATCACGACAGAGAAGGCAtccttcttgaccctgacagaatagaggtcaacaaaaccaaactaaatgtgtcgaaattgtacttaaaTTCGCTTTGGGGCAAATTAGCGCAGGGGTGTAATATGCTAACAACGTCGATTATTAAAGACCtggaagaatttttggaatttgttttttcggaccaatacgaaatttcccATTTTtcattcttgagtcaagacattgccttggtgcaatggcgACGTAACAAGAAGTGGGTTcaacccccgggtaatgtaaatgtgtttcttgcagcatttaccacggcCTATGGCCGACTTGAACTGTACAAGCTCATGgagcagcttcagaggcgggttctttaccacgacacagactctgtggtctatgtaagcaaaccgggggattggagcCCCCCACTCAGCAACTATCTGGGTGGCTTAACGAGTGAACTCGCAGATGGTGACCATATCACAGAATGGTCCTCCTGTGGTCCccaaagctatgcttttaggactcaaaagaatcacgtggtgttgaaagccaaaggcgtgactcaaaactatgaaaatgcccagcgtgtaaacttggaatcattcacacgcttggtcgaggggttcctAAATGAcaggaatagtgacttggagattttgagctccaaCAAAAAGATTGTTAGGGATAAAAAGGGCTTCCATCTGAGGAATGccccactcactaaaagattcagggttgtctatgacaagagactgcTTTTGCCTGACGGGACCACATTGCCCTATGGCTTCTGA